Proteins found in one Candidatus Anoxymicrobium japonicum genomic segment:
- a CDS encoding diaminopimelate epimerase: MEFFKYEAAGNDFIMLDRFSGGNETTPDEARRLCARRTGVGADGVIEMLPSDSCDLKMRILNADGSEAQMCGNGARALFLFALDRGVLDSDEATVETLSGARRVSRAKTQHRGQAPVLRFSVDMGVPKYRRADIPMEGQPTEEAVSIELPLESRDPVTVTCVSMGNPHCVVFVQDVNGYPVQNVGPLLETHRFFPERTNVEFVEILDDGNLEARVWERGVGETLACGTGACASVVAASVNGLIPKRASVFLPGGALVVDWTEDGVLLTGPARHVFDGKTVH, from the coding sequence ATGGAATTTTTCAAGTATGAAGCCGCCGGTAACGATTTCATTATGCTGGATCGCTTCTCAGGTGGAAATGAGACCACGCCGGATGAGGCGCGACGTCTGTGCGCCAGGCGAACGGGCGTGGGAGCGGACGGCGTTATCGAGATGCTCCCGTCCGATTCCTGTGACCTCAAGATGCGCATTCTCAATGCCGACGGATCCGAAGCGCAGATGTGCGGCAATGGCGCGCGCGCTCTTTTTCTTTTCGCGCTGGATCGTGGCGTCCTGGACTCCGATGAGGCAACCGTGGAGACCCTCTCGGGCGCGCGGCGCGTATCCCGTGCAAAAACGCAACACCGGGGTCAGGCCCCGGTGTTGCGTTTTTCTGTTGATATGGGCGTTCCGAAGTATCGCAGGGCCGATATTCCAATGGAGGGGCAACCGACGGAAGAGGCGGTAAGTATCGAGTTGCCCCTCGAAAGCCGCGATCCGGTTACGGTCACGTGCGTGTCAATGGGCAACCCCCACTGTGTCGTCTTTGTGCAAGACGTCAACGGATATCCGGTTCAAAACGTGGGCCCTCTACTCGAGACACATCGTTTTTTTCCAGAGCGAACCAACGTCGAGTTTGTCGAGATATTAGACGACGGCAACCTCGAGGCGAGAGTCTGGGAGCGCGGAGTAGGGGAGACTCTGGCGTGCGGCACCGGGGCGTGCGCGTCGGTCGTAGCGGCAAGCGTCAACGGTCTCATCCCAAAACGCGCATCCGTATTCCTGCCGGGCGGGGCGCTGGTAGTTGACTGGACGGAAGACGGGGTACTGCTCACGGGTCCCGCCAGGCACGTATTCGATGGAAAGACGGTTCACTAG
- the amrA gene encoding AmmeMemoRadiSam system protein A: MTAPGEPQSEHAKLARKVVEACVRGEDLTDVENVALELKEKRAGVFVCIEKNGELRGCIGTIQPAARDIAEEIRNNAISSAKSDFRFGPVRPNELDRLTYSVDVLGEAEDIADMSHLDPKVYGVIVRSGNKSGLLLPDLEGVDTAEEQVRIAMMKAGISPGEPVALQRFTVTRHK, from the coding sequence CCGCCCCGGGAGAACCACAGAGCGAGCATGCGAAGCTGGCGCGCAAGGTAGTGGAGGCGTGCGTCCGTGGCGAGGACTTGACGGACGTCGAGAACGTGGCGCTTGAGCTCAAGGAGAAGCGCGCAGGCGTTTTCGTGTGCATCGAAAAGAATGGCGAGCTGCGCGGATGCATCGGAACCATCCAGCCGGCGGCGCGTGACATCGCCGAAGAGATAAGGAACAACGCCATATCGAGCGCGAAGTCGGACTTTCGCTTCGGGCCGGTAAGGCCGAACGAGCTCGACAGGCTGACCTACTCGGTAGACGTGCTGGGCGAGGCGGAAGACATAGCCGATATGAGCCACCTGGATCCGAAAGTTTACGGCGTCATCGTCAGGTCGGGCAACAAGTCGGGATTGCTGCTTCCGGATCTCGAGGGTGTGGACACGGCGGAGGAGCAGGTGCGCATCGCCATGATGAAGGCCGGGATAAGCCCGGGCGAGCCGGTGGCTCTTCAGCGCTTCACGGTCACCAGGCACAAATAA
- a CDS encoding tRNA (adenosine(37)-N6)-dimethylallyltransferase MiaA — MEPGTKMAAIVGPTAIGKTAVAVTVAAEINAEIVSIDAIQVYRGMDIGANKPTKEEREAVPFHMLDVVDPKESFSVARFKELADEQILDITSRGGLPLLVGGSGLYYRAVVDDLNFANGHRVDADDDEFHDMNDLELHKLLENLNHAAALEISPRNRRRVLRAIEVARQGDRLMSERQRSWSDYQSPYDARVVGLKMDRVLLRRLIDERVDRMMAQGLVDEVMRLKETGLERGTIAAEALGYRQILEHLDGEKTLDEAVDEIKRRTRNYAKRQMTWFKADPRVKWFDVGERPRDAADMIISTLKESANL, encoded by the coding sequence TTGGAGCCTGGCACAAAAATGGCCGCTATCGTTGGGCCGACCGCTATCGGCAAGACCGCCGTCGCTGTCACTGTAGCCGCCGAGATCAATGCCGAGATCGTCTCCATAGACGCCATACAGGTCTATCGCGGCATGGACATCGGCGCCAATAAGCCTACAAAGGAAGAGCGTGAAGCCGTCCCGTTTCACATGCTCGACGTGGTGGATCCGAAAGAATCTTTTTCAGTCGCCCGCTTCAAGGAGCTTGCGGACGAACAGATACTGGACATCACCTCACGGGGCGGTTTGCCACTGCTGGTCGGAGGTTCCGGGCTGTACTACCGCGCCGTGGTGGACGACCTTAACTTCGCGAACGGGCATCGTGTCGATGCGGATGATGACGAGTTCCATGACATGAACGACCTCGAGCTTCACAAACTCCTCGAGAATCTGAACCATGCCGCCGCGCTTGAAATTTCTCCGCGGAACCGCCGACGGGTTCTTCGCGCAATCGAAGTGGCGCGGCAGGGTGATCGCCTGATGTCGGAGAGACAGCGCTCCTGGAGCGACTATCAGTCGCCGTATGACGCGCGTGTCGTCGGGCTCAAGATGGACCGCGTCTTGTTGCGCCGCCTGATAGACGAACGCGTGGACAGGATGATGGCACAAGGGCTTGTGGACGAGGTGATGCGCCTCAAAGAAACGGGGCTCGAGCGCGGGACGATAGCGGCCGAGGCTCTCGGGTACAGGCAAATCCTGGAGCATCTCGATGGCGAGAAGACACTTGACGAGGCGGTTGATGAGATCAAGCGCCGCACCCGCAACTACGCGAAGAGACAGATGACGTGGTTCAAGGCCGACCCCCGCGTGAAGTGGTTCGACGTCGGAGAGCGACCGCGGGATGCCGCCGATATGATAATATCCACACTCAAAGAGAGCGCAAACCTTTAA